The Thermomicrobiales bacterium nucleotide sequence TGCTGCTGCTCGCTGCTGATCCAGACTTCATAGTGGACACGATAGTTTGCACCGTAGTGGAGCTTGAGCAGGTTCATCGTCTGGCGCAGCTCGAACTCGCGTCGTTCGTCGGGCAACTCACGACGCACGACCTCAATCAAGTCGCTGAAAAAATCTCGCCGCGTCATCGCGCCCGTCGCCCGTCGCGAAGCCATGCACCCCTCCTCGTCGCCAAGGATACGTCCCAAACAACAAAGACCGGCACCCGCCCCGCCAACCACAGGACACCCCCTCTCCCAACGTAAGGACCGGCACCCACCCCGCCAACCGCAGGACACCCCCTCTCCCAACGTTGGGAGGAGGGGCCGGGGTGAGGGCCGTCACCTCACATCTCGCATCACGATGCTCTTGCATCCGCGCGACAACAGGCGTAGGATGAGCCAAGACTAATATCGGCTTACGGCACGCCATAGAATCGGTGCAACCGCCACCTATGCCGGACGAACGCTACGGGACGACGCCACAATCTGCCGCCACGACAGACGCCTCCCCGGTCAACCGAGAAACGCCTGCTGGTCGACGCTACGCTGGTGAAATCATCAGCGGGCATGCCGACACTGACACGATCGCCACCGCATCCGAAGTCCTCGCCGGCGCGAGCGGGAAGCACCCGTTGCGCCGCATTCTGCCGTTCCTCGGTCCGGCGTTCATCGCCGCGATCGCCTACGTTGATCCGGGCAACTTCGCAACGAATATCGAGGCCGGTGCGTCCTACGGGTACATGCTCATCTGGGTCGTCATCGCGTCGAACCTGATGGCGGTGCTGGTCCAGTCGCTGTCGGCGAAGTTGGGCATCGCGACCGGCCACAATCTTGCCGAGCTGATCGGCAGCGAGTATCCCCGCCCGGTTGTGTTCGCGCTGTGGTTGCTGGCGGAGGTCGTCGCGATGGCGACCGACCTGGCCGAATTCCTCGGCGCGGCGGTCGGACTGAACCTGCTGTTCGGCATCCCCCTGCTGCCGGCCGGCATCCTGACCGGCATCGTCACCTTTGGCATCCTCGGCATGCAGCACTACGGGTTCCGACCGCTGGAGGCGGTGATCACCGGGTTTGTCGGTGTCATCGCTGGTTGCTACATCGTCGAGCTGTTTCTGGGCAAGCCGGACTTCGGCGCGACGATGGACGCAATCGTCATGCCGCAACTGTCGGGCACCGATAGCGTGCTGCTGGCATCCGGTATCCTCGGCGCGACGGTGATGCCGCACGTCATCTATCTGCACTCGGCGCTAACGCAGGATCGCATCGTCGCGCAAAACGCCGAGCAGCGCCGCCGCCTCTTCCGCTTCGAGCTGATCGATGTCTTCATCGCGATGGGGGTCGCCGGGTTTGTGAACGCGGCGATGCTGCTGATGGCGGCCGTCACGTTCCACGGCACCGATCTGGTGTCCGAGGGCGACGATCTGATCCTGCGCGCCTACGAAACACTGACACCACTGCTCGGCGGCTCGGCCAGCGTAATCTTCGGCGTCTCGCTGCTGGCTGCCGGCCTGTCGTCATCGACCGTCGGCACGATGTCCGGCCAGGTCATCATGCGCGGGTTCCTCGGCTGGCAGGTGCCGCTCTGGTTTCGACGCACGATCACGATGGTGCCGGCGCTGCTGGTGATCGGGCTGGGGATCAAGGCGACACGAACGCTGGTCATCAGCCAGGTGATCCTCTCGTTCGGCATCCCCTTCGCGCTGGTGCCGCTGGTACGCTTTACCCAACGCCGCGATCTGATGGGCGATATGACCAATCGCCTGATAACGACCATCGCCGCCAGCATTGTGGCGGCGCTGATTATCGCGCTCAACCTGTTCCTGCTGTACGAGACGTTCTTCGGATCATGACAATGACGACGCTGCCGACGATTCGCAACATCCTCGTTCCGCTGGATGGCTCACGTCTGGCCGAGGCATCGCTTGCCCCCGCGCGAGCGATTGCGCTGGCCACCGGCGCAACTGTCACGCTGCTGCATGTGCTGGAGGATGATGCACCGGAGCTCGTCCATGGCGAGCCGCACCTGACTGAGGAGCATGAGTCTGCCAGCTACCTGGCCGACGCCGCGCGGCGCTGGAACGGCCACACCGTCTTCGAGCAGCATGTCCACCCGAACCCGGAGCACGACATCGCCGCCAGCATCGCCGAGCACGCAGCCGAGCTGGATGCTGACCTGATCGCGATTACCACGCACGGCGGCGGCGCCTTGCACGATCTGCTATTCGGCAGCATTGCCCAGAATGTGCTGCGACGCACTGACAGACCGGTCCTCATCACCAGGCCGGAGTATGTCAGTGGATCTCGATTTATTTGCAGACGTGTTGCGGTGACGCTGGATCGCACGCCAAAGGCCGCCGAGGCGCTGCCGCTGGCGCGAAGCATTGCCACGGCGTTCGGTGCGGGGCTGACACTGATCACGGTTGTACCGACGCTGGCTTCCATTCGTGGCGAACGCGCGGTGCCCGCAACGATGTTGCCAACAGCGACATCGGCACTGCTCGACATGCAGGTCAATGAGGCCGCAGCCTACCTCGCCAACCTGCGGGATGAGATTGGTGACCCGGCGACCGTCGCGCTGGTTCGGCGCGGCGATGTCGCCGGTGAGATTGCTGCTGCCGTCCAGGAGACCAGCTCGAATCTGCTGTTCCTCAGCACGCACGCCAAGTCAGGGCTGGAGGGCATTGTCTCCGGCAGTGTCGCTGCGAAGGTACTCGGTCGCGTCCGCGAGCCAGTCGTGCTGTTACGCGCGTCGAAGACTCCGGCTGAATAACCGTTGATCTAGAAGATCAGCGTGAGAATCGCCAGCAGCAGCAGGACGAAGGCGACGACTCCGAGGCCGACATCCCAGCCGTGACCCCAACCATCTTTCGGCCGATGTGGGACATATGGTGAACTCACATGCGTCCCCTTTCCGGACGAAGCGCTCGACCGGCCAGGGTTCGCGACACTCGCGCCGCCAACCGGCACAGCGCAACTTTGGGATTGCAAAGCACAACCCTGCTCTATCTATGATAGAGCAGGATTGGCAATTGCGTAAGGTGTGGTAGCGATATTGCCGCTACTTGTTGTTTTAGCGGAAGCCGTTGTCGGCCAGCGCCTGCTGCCCAGCTTCTGACAGGACCGCGTCAATGAACGCCTGCCCGAGAGTGGCATCACCGTCGACGACCAGCGCGATCGGATATTCGGCGATGACGTTCAGATCGTCGGGGATATCGATCGTCGCGACATCATCGCGAACGGCGGGAGTGACGTCCGACGAGTAGACAATACCGGCGTCTGCCTCACCGAGCTGCACTTTTGTGACGACCTGCTTGACGTTTTCTTCCAGCGAGACGATGTTGGCCTCGACCTGCGAGCGGAAGTCCGCGCCGAAGGCAGGATCAGCACTCATCAGGTCCAGCACCTGGCCGGTGTAGCGACCGACCGGCACTTCCTCGTTGGCAAACACGATCTTCAGGCCAGACTTCGCCAGATCGGCCGGCGTCTGGATACCGCCCGGGTTGTCGGCCGGCACGATGATCGTCAGCCGGTTGTGGGTGAAGATGACCGGATCGTTGGCGATGACGCTCTCGTCCTGCGCGGCACCCATCTGCTTCGTGTCAGCCGAGGCAAAGACTTCGGCGTGCGCGCCCTGGCCGAGCTGGGTCACCAGCGCCTGCGAACCGGCGAAGTTGAACTCGATCTCGAGGTCGGGGTTATCCGCCTTCAGGCTGTCGCCGATCTGGGTGAACGCATCGGTGAGCGAAGCGGCGGCGAAGACAGTCAGCTTGCCGGTCAGTGCGGCGGCCGGCGGCTCAGTCGTAGCTGTCGGAGCAGCGGTTGTCGCCGTCGGGGCAGCCGTCGTGGCCGTTGCTTCAGCAACGGTCGCTTCGGCAGTCGGCTCGGCTAGAGCCTCAGTTGGGGCCTCGGTTGGGGCGACGGTAGCTGCCGCAGCAATCGTCGCGGTCGCCGGTACGGTCGTCGCCGCTGGTGCCGTCGTTGATGTCGGATCGGCGTCATCACCGCCACAGGCGGCGAGGATCATCGCCAATAGCAACACACCAAACAGGACAAACGCCCGTCGTCTCGTTTCCCTCATACACCACCTCTTTCGACACCCAACACCGCAAACGCACCGAATGGTTTCGCATGCATTACCCACGACGCATGTATTCAATAGATGAGTATTGCTCAGTGATACTAGTGCGATGTGAGGGCATCGTCAAGGTGAAACGGCGAGTCAGGCGAAGAACGCTGACAGGCCAATCACCAGGAAGAGTAGCCAGAGGGCGAGGATGCCCGGCACGATGCTGCCACTGGCCGCCCGCAGCAGGCAGGCGACCGCACCGATCAGCCCGCCGGCGATGAGTCCGGCGACCAGCGCGATCGGCACATCGCCCGTCGTCTGGGCAGCGACGGCCAGTGTCGCCCGCATGGCGAACGTCAGCGCATAGAGACCGGTGGCGGCCAGCGCGGCAACGCGCGTACGCGTCACCAGCTCGAAGGCACCCTGCAGGTAGCCGGAGATGATGATGCCGATGACGGCGGCCTCGGCCAGCGTCAGGGCCAGCAATCGCAAACCACCGCCAGCGTCCTCAATCAGCAGGAACAGCGCGACGACGACGATCGTCCCCAGCAGAAAGAAGAGCAGCTGTTGCCAGAGACGGTTAGTGCGCACCAGCTCATCCAGCCGCCCGCGTGCGCCAGTCGTGGTCGGCACCGGCGAGGCGCGCCAGAGCCAGGCGGTGACGATCGCGGTGAGCAACGGCGCGAGCAGGCGGAACTGGAACCAGCCCAGAGGAGTGTCCTCGGGGCCGACGCTGGGCGCATCGGCGTAGATCACCAGCATCGGCCAGACGCCGAGATAGAGGATGGTGAGCGTCAGCCAGGAGTAGAGCGTGCGCAGCATGAACGAGCGCGTGCTGCCGTAGCGCAGCTCTGCAGCCTGCTGGCCCTTTGGTCGCGCTGCTTCCGCCACGCTGTCCGCCCCGTCTTGCTTCGCAACATTCACAGTGGCAGGATACTCGACTGGCCGCTCAGGGGATGCGCCTGGCCCAGATGCTGTCCGGGAACTGCTCGCGGAGCCGATCCCAGATCGCGTACATCTCCGGGTTCGAGTGCGATTTCAGGAAGGTCGCGATCCCCAGCCGATACAGTGCCTCAGCCGCCCACGGACCGGTCGGGTCGGCGCTGTAGGCGGCGTTGAGCAGCTCGATCGCGCGGTCGGTCTGGCTCCAGCGCAGCGCCACCTCGGCCTCGCCGATGTCAAGCAGGATCAGGAACTCGGGCGGCGGCAGGAAGTTCAGCGAGCGGTAATGGACGGTCATCCGCCGATCAGCGAACAAGATCGTCGGCGTCCAGATGACGTTCAGTGGTCGGACCTGCTCACGCGGCGACTCGAACAGGTTCAGCCGCAGCGGCACGAAGCGCGAGTCGATCGCCGCGATGACATCCGCATCCGGGTACGTATCGGCATCCAGCCGATCACATCCTCGTCAGGGGACTTTGAAGACGTCAATCAGTATCGGTCGCCGCAGACGGAGCGCATCCGCCTTTGCCTGTTCGGTATCCGTTCGCCATTCGATCATCCAATTATCCTCGTCATTTCTCCAAATTGGAGCATCCACATGACATTTGTACTATGATGAATGTCTAGCGGCTGGTCGGCAGCTCCTACGGCGCTGCCATCCCACACCAGGCGCGGGGTGAGGGAAGAAGCACCGCCCAGCGGCGGGCACCGTCTGTGAACGATAGGTGACCGGCATGGCACAGGAAACACGCCCGACACGATCGTCGGCCCGCTTCGCATTCCACGGAGTGAACGCCGGCTACATCCTCGAACTCTACGATCAGTATCTCGCTGATCCGTCATCTGTCGATGACGAGGCGCGCGCGTTCTTCGCGAACTGGACGCCTCCACAGATCGGCAGCAACGGCGCAGCGACAGCTGCACCGGCAGCGGCACCAGCCGACATCAGCCGGGTGCTGGCAGCTGCGAACTACGCACAGAACATTCGCATCTATGGTCATCTGGCCGCCAGGATGGCACCAGTCACCGACCCACCTGCGCCCGTACCGGAACTACAGCAAGCGCAATTTGGTCTGACTGATGCGGACCTTGAGCAGCTCCCGGCGCAAGTCGTCGATGGGCCGCTCGTCCAGCAGTCGCGCAACGCGCTCGACGCGATCACCCGGCTGCGCGCCGTCTACTCCGGCCCGATCGGGTACGAGTTCGACCACGTCCAGAACGTCGAGCAGCGTAACTGGCTGCGCGATGCCGTCGAGAGTGGCGCGTTCGCTGCCCCGCTCGAGATCGACCAGAAGAAGGCGATCCTCAACCGGCTGACCGACGTTGAGGCGTTCGAGAAGTTTCTGCACACGACCTACCTCGGTGCCAAGCGCTTCTCGGTCGAGGGCACTGATGCCGTCGTGCCGATGCTGGATGTCATCGTCGATGACGCATCGCGCAACGGCATCCGCGAAATCATCATTGGCATGGCCCACCGTGGACGACTCAATGTGCTGGCCCACGTGCTCGGCAAGCCGTATGCAGCCATCTTCTCCGAGTTCGAGCACGGCCCGCGCGGCGGCGTCTCGCAAACCGACACCAGCGACATTGGCTGGACCGGCGACGTGAAGTACCACCTCGGCCTGCGCCGTGAGGCCGGCGATGGCGGCGGCACACATGTCGATGTGCCGATCATCATGGCACCGAACCCGAGTCACCTGGAGTTCGTCGACCCGGTTGTCGAAGGTATGGCACGCGCCTCGCAGGACGATCGCGAGAGCTCCGGCGCACCGGTTCACGACCCGATGGGCTCGCTGCCGATCCTGATCCACGGCGACGCGGCCTTCCCCGGCCAGGGGACGGTCGCCGAGACGCTGAACCTCTCGGCGCTGAAGGGCTATTCGACCGGCGGCACGGTCCACATCATCACCAACAACCAGATCGGCTATACGACGCTGCCGCAGGATTCGCGCTCGACGCTCTACGCCAGCGACCTGGCCAAGGGGTTCGAGATCCCGATCGTGCACGTTAACGCCGATGACGCGGCGGCCTGCTTCAACGTCGCCCGACTGGCGATTGCCTACCGCAGCCGCTTCAAGCGCGACTTCCTGATCGACCTGATCGGCTATCGTCGGTGGGGCCACAACGAAGGCGACGAGCCGACGTTCACCCAGCCGGAGATGTACTCGCGCATCACCAAGCACCCGACGGCCCGGGCGATCTGGGCGCAGGAGCTGGAGTCCGAAGGGTCGATTCCGGCGGGTCAGGGCGATCAGCTCCTCGCCGCTGCGATGGACCACCTGCAGCAAGTGCGTGAGGCTGGATCCACTGACAAGCCGGTCGCAGCCGAGCAGCCCGCCACATCGCAGCGTCCGATCGAGATCGAGACGGCGGTGTCCACCGGCGTCCTGCATCAGGTCAACAACTCGCTGCACACGTTCCCGGATGATTTCACGCTCAACCCGAAGCTGAAGCGCCAACTCGAACGACGCAAGGCGGCGCTCGAAACCGACGGCGCAATCGACTGGGCGCTGGCCGAATCTCTCGCCTTCGGCTCGATCCTGATGGAGGGCACGCCGATCCGGCTGACCGGTCAGGACGCGCAGCGCGGCACGTTCTCACAGCGCCACCTCGTCCTGCACGATGTCGCGCAGGGATCGACGTTCACGGCGCTCCAGGCATTGCCGGACGCTGCGGCGTTCGCTGTCTGGAACAGCCCGCTCTCCGAATCAGCGGCACTGGGCTTTGAATACGGCTACAGCGTCTACGCACCGGAAACGCTGGTGCTCTGGGAGGGTCAGTTCGGCGACTTTGCTAATGGCGGTCAGGTCATCATTGACCAGTTCATCGTTGCCGGTCAGGCCAAGTGGCTGCAGACATCCTCGCTGGTGCTGCTGCTGCCGCACGGCTATGAGGGCCAGGGGCCGGAGCACTCCAGCGGACGCGTCGAGCGCTTCCTGCAGCTCGCGGCAAACCGCAACATCCGCATCGCGAACTGCACAACGTCCGC carries:
- a CDS encoding Nramp family divalent metal transporter, whose protein sequence is MPDERYGTTPQSAATTDASPVNRETPAGRRYAGEIISGHADTDTIATASEVLAGASGKHPLRRILPFLGPAFIAAIAYVDPGNFATNIEAGASYGYMLIWVVIASNLMAVLVQSLSAKLGIATGHNLAELIGSEYPRPVVFALWLLAEVVAMATDLAEFLGAAVGLNLLFGIPLLPAGILTGIVTFGILGMQHYGFRPLEAVITGFVGVIAGCYIVELFLGKPDFGATMDAIVMPQLSGTDSVLLASGILGATVMPHVIYLHSALTQDRIVAQNAEQRRRLFRFELIDVFIAMGVAGFVNAAMLLMAAVTFHGTDLVSEGDDLILRAYETLTPLLGGSASVIFGVSLLAAGLSSSTVGTMSGQVIMRGFLGWQVPLWFRRTITMVPALLVIGLGIKATRTLVISQVILSFGIPFALVPLVRFTQRRDLMGDMTNRLITTIAASIVAALIIALNLFLLYETFFGS
- a CDS encoding universal stress protein, producing the protein MTTLPTIRNILVPLDGSRLAEASLAPARAIALATGATVTLLHVLEDDAPELVHGEPHLTEEHESASYLADAARRWNGHTVFEQHVHPNPEHDIAASIAEHAAELDADLIAITTHGGGALHDLLFGSIAQNVLRRTDRPVLITRPEYVSGSRFICRRVAVTLDRTPKAAEALPLARSIATAFGAGLTLITVVPTLASIRGERAVPATMLPTATSALLDMQVNEAAAYLANLRDEIGDPATVALVRRGDVAGEIAAAVQETSSNLLFLSTHAKSGLEGIVSGSVAAKVLGRVREPVVLLRASKTPAE
- the modA gene encoding molybdate ABC transporter substrate-binding protein, with the protein product MRETRRRAFVLFGVLLLAMILAACGGDDADPTSTTAPAATTVPATATIAAAATVAPTEAPTEALAEPTAEATVAEATATTAAPTATTAAPTATTEPPAAALTGKLTVFAAASLTDAFTQIGDSLKADNPDLEIEFNFAGSQALVTQLGQGAHAEVFASADTKQMGAAQDESVIANDPVIFTHNRLTIIVPADNPGGIQTPADLAKSGLKIVFANEEVPVGRYTGQVLDLMSADPAFGADFRSQVEANIVSLEENVKQVVTKVQLGEADAGIVYSSDVTPAVRDDVATIDIPDDLNVIAEYPIALVVDGDATLGQAFIDAVLSEAGQQALADNGFR
- a CDS encoding 2-oxoglutarate dehydrogenase E1 component, whose product is MAQETRPTRSSARFAFHGVNAGYILELYDQYLADPSSVDDEARAFFANWTPPQIGSNGAATAAPAAAPADISRVLAAANYAQNIRIYGHLAARMAPVTDPPAPVPELQQAQFGLTDADLEQLPAQVVDGPLVQQSRNALDAITRLRAVYSGPIGYEFDHVQNVEQRNWLRDAVESGAFAAPLEIDQKKAILNRLTDVEAFEKFLHTTYLGAKRFSVEGTDAVVPMLDVIVDDASRNGIREIIIGMAHRGRLNVLAHVLGKPYAAIFSEFEHGPRGGVSQTDTSDIGWTGDVKYHLGLRREAGDGGGTHVDVPIIMAPNPSHLEFVDPVVEGMARASQDDRESSGAPVHDPMGSLPILIHGDAAFPGQGTVAETLNLSALKGYSTGGTVHIITNNQIGYTTLPQDSRSTLYASDLAKGFEIPIVHVNADDAAACFNVARLAIAYRSRFKRDFLIDLIGYRRWGHNEGDEPTFTQPEMYSRITKHPTARAIWAQELESEGSIPAGQGDQLLAAAMDHLQQVREAGSTDKPVAAEQPATSQRPIEIETAVSTGVLHQVNNSLHTFPDDFTLNPKLKRQLERRKAALETDGAIDWALAESLAFGSILMEGTPIRLTGQDAQRGTFSQRHLVLHDVAQGSTFTALQALPDAAAFAVWNSPLSESAALGFEYGYSVYAPETLVLWEGQFGDFANGGQVIIDQFIVAGQAKWLQTSSLVLLLPHGYEGQGPEHSSGRVERFLQLAANRNIRIANCTTSAQYFHLLRRQALLLESDPRPLVIMTPKSLLRHPRAGSSLRDLADGQFQMVIDDPVASENPENVRRVVFCSGKVYVDLTHQEHETAGDVAIVRIELLHPFPADKVREVLERYANAKEIIWLQEEPQNMGPWNFAKGHLYESFGDRLDIHRVSRSAEGS